In the genome of Pontibacter actiniarum, the window CAGCTACGGATGTTGTACTGCTGTGCAGCGCCAACAGCAGTGGTCAGGAGCAGACATAGGAAAAGGATGGCGCGCAAGCAGTGCATTCGTTGTCTCCGTTTTGCCTCCGGTGGCGGGTCTCTCCTGGTCAGGATCCAACGCGAAAGCGGTTAAGGTATAGACTCCTTACGCATGCTCTGTGAAAAAGTATAAGGGAAATGGTTGCGTGTTCTTGGCTAGAACGCTGTTTTTGGCTGTAAACGTTAAATGTTTAGTAGTGAAAGAGGCTAAAGTTGAGAAATGAGTAACTTTGGGCACTTCGGCAGGCGCTTGCTAGCTGCCTGAAAGCCGAAACAAGGTAATTTCTTTTTCTGGTAGTAATACTCTTGCCTCTATGCCTGTAAGCATCTCAGTAGTCGTTATCACCTTCAACGAAGAGCGTAACATTGCGCGCTGCCTGGAGTCAGTCAGAAACGTGGCTGATGAAATCGTTGTGGTAGACTCTTTCTCAACGGACCGTACGAAGGAGATCTGCCTTTCTTTCGGGTGCCGGTTTGTGGAGCATCCCTTTGAGGGGCACATAGAGCAGAAGAACTATGCCTTAACCCAGGCTGCCCACTACCACGTGCTCTCGCTGGATGCCGATGAGGCCCTGTCGCCGGATCTGGAGCAGGCCGTGCTGGCGGCAAAAAGCAACTGGCAGGCCGACGCCTACAGTATGAACCGCCTCACCAACTACTGCGGCAAGTGGATTCACCACTCCGGTTGGTACCCGGACACCAAAGTGCGCCTGTTTGACCGCAGCAAGGCCACCTGGGGAGGCGAGAACCCCCACGATAAGATCATCCTGAGCAAAGGAGCCAAACTGCAGCACCTGCAGGGCGACCTGCTGCACTACTCGTACTACAGTGTGTCGCAGCACCTGGGGCAGATAAACAGGTTTACGGATGCTTCGTCTAAAGCCCTGATTCGGGATGGAAAGACTGTGTCGCTGCCGATGGTAATCCTGAAACCTGCCTTCCGCTTTTTCAGGGCCTATATCTTAAAGCGCGGTTTTATGGATGGGCCGGAGGGGTTTATCATTTCTGTTTCTTCTGCCGTGTCTGTTTACTACAAGTACGTCAAGCTGTACATGCACAACAAGCAGGTTAACAGGGGCAGCTGATCTATACTTGCTGCAGTACTTCTTTGTAAACGGCTAAGGTGCGCAGCGCTGTGTTCTCCTTCGAGAACTCCTGCAGAAGTTTGCTCGCCCCCTGTATGATAGTGCTGCGCAGGGCCGCGTTGGTGAGCACCTGGTGCACTTTCTCGGCAAGTATGGCCGGCGATTTTACAGGTGCCAGCAGCCCTGTGTCTTCGTTCCGCACGATTTCTGGTATGCCACCAGCCTTGGTCGCAACTACCGGTACCTGGCAGGCAAAGGCATCCAGGATGGTCGTTCCCAGCCCTTCCGTCTCGGAGGTAACCAGCATCACGTCCAGCTCCGGCATCAGCTGGGGGACATTATTTCTGAAGCCTGTGAAGACAAAGGACTGCTGCAGCTTCTTTTGCTGCACGTAAGCCTTTATTTCCTCTCGCAGCGGGCCATCTCCAACAATAAAGAAAAATGCCTCAGGGTGCTGCTTTAGCACCAGTTCAGCGGTATCTACAAAGGTATAATAGTCTTTGTGTGGGGCGATGGCAGACACATTGCCAATAAGCGGGGCTGATGGAGGCAGGTTAAACTCGCGGTGGAGCTTACCGTCCTTTTTGCTGTTGGCAAAGCGGCTAAGGTCAACGCCACTGTGCACCGTTACACAGAGCTCAGGGTGCTTCAGGCTTGCTGATACTACTTCCTTTATTTTATCAGAAACGCAAACAACGCGCTTAATGCCTTTGTAGTTATACTTTAACCGGGAGAGCAGATTGTTCTTAACCGGGAAATCCACGCGGCGGCTAAGTATAATAGGCAGGGTGTTGCCAAGCACATGCGACAGCACACTAATGGCATGCGAGTGGCCGCTGTGCACGTGCATTAAATCAACCTTGTTTTGCTTGCTGTAGGCTTTTACCCGCAGTGCCGTTACTACATCAAACTCATTGGCGAATGGCAGGGCCAGGTGCGGCAGCTGTTGTTGCTGGCAGTAAGTATGAAAGGCAGAGTGCTGCCGGCACGCTACCAGGTTGGTTACTCCCTGCTTGTCGAGCTCCTCTATCAGGTAGGCCACCTGTTGCTCACCGCCTCTCCATGTTTTCTCTGATACCAGATGTAGTATGCGCATTCCGTTGTGTTGGTTCTTACAGTCGTGTAGAAAGCCGGATGACAGGCTTTGGCGCCAAAGTTAGCCTACCTTTTGCGCTCTTACAATCATTGTTTCCCCAAAGAGGACAGGCTTTGAGTGTGTTTGAGAGATAATCTGCCTGTTGCGCGTTCGCTGGTCCTGGTCTTTCTCCTCCTTACTGTACACCATCTTTGTGGTGAGGTAAGCGAGGGGCACTAGCGGAAGGTACAGCCAGGAGGCAGGCTTTGTCTGGTTTGTCGTTACTACGTCAATCCTAAAGTTGCTGGAGTGCAGGAGGTAGCGCATCTCCGGGTAGGAGATCATGGCAATGTGGTGGGAGGGGTCAGGCCTTTGCTCATCCAGCGGCGACTTGCACTTGTTGTGGTGGCCTGTTAAGAACCACCTGAAGCGGGAGTGCAGCGAGCTGATGTTAGGGGTAGAAACGATAAAGTAGCCGCCGGGCTTTAGTATCCTGTTCACTTCCCTGGCGAAGTCAAACTGCTTGTTGATGTGCTCAATGCCGTCTATACAAACAACCACATCCACTGAGTTGTCCTCAAACGGCAGGGGCTTGGTCATGTCGCCCTGGATAAACTGGTCATGCGCTATCTGCAGCCCGTTTACAACATCAACGCTGACAATGTTGCTGTAGCCATTGTCCTTCAGCCGTTGGGTAAATGCGCCTGCTCCGGAGGGAACATCAAGAATACGGGCTCCTTTGTCGGCTGGCAGTAGGTTAAAGACGGTTTCGTGGGTGTTCTTGGAGGTATTGATGGGGATGCCTTTATAACTTCTTCTCATAAGAATCAGGAGTAACAGGTGCTGATCGGTTTAGGGTTTGCAATACTTATGGCTACAAATGATGATCGCCTACTAAATATAACAAATTATCTTCAATGGTAATCAAGTTTCAGTTCCGGAGAAAATATTGTACTTAAATACAATAATGCCTGCAACTTTAAAAATGCTACGTATAAGACCATACAAGCACATTTGGGCAGGCAGGCCGTAACCCTTAAGCCCCAAGCGTGGTATGTAATTAAAATTCCTATATTTGCGTATTACGCGCGATGGAGGACTTCACTAAAGTACAAAATCCATTAAAGTAAATGAGCGAGCAAACAGGTAAACAGCTTAGTAAAGAGGAAAAGGACGCACGGTTCGAGGCCGAACTGCTTCCTGTGCTGGACCCTCTGTACAATTTTGCCTACAGGCTCACCTTAGACGAAGACGACGCCAACGACCTGGTACAGGAGACTTACCTGAAGGCATACCGCTTTTTTGACTACTTCGAGCAAGGAACTAATGCAAAAGCATGGCTGTTCCGAATCCTGAAGAACTCTTTCATTAACGAGTTCCGGAAGAAGAGCAAACAGCCTGCCAAGGTAGACTACAGCGAGGTGGAGGGGTATTACAACTCCGAGGACGTGGAAGGTGAGAGCGGCGTGGCATCCACGACCGACATGCGCACTGAAAGCGTGCAGGACCTGATCGGCGACGAGGTGGCCAGCGCCCTGAATGCTCTGCCCGTGGACTTTAGGACAGTGATTATACTTTGTGATTTGGAAGGCTTTACCTACGAAGAGATGGCCAAGATATTGGACATCCCCATAGGCACCGTACGCTCCAGGTTGCACCGAGCCCGGAACTCTTTGAAAGAGAAGTTGGAAAAGTATGCTAAAGGCATGGGATATAACAGTTAGAGAAGAAAATTAAGAGTTTGAGTTAAGATGGAATCAAAAATTACAGAAGTATACCCAAAAGCACCTGGCGATGCGCGTACGGCCGACTGTGAGCAGGTATCTCACATGCTAGACCTGATGATTGACGGCGAGGCGTCCCCCGAGGAACAGAAGTTCTTCAACCACCATATTGAAGACTGCGTCAGCTGCTTCGAGAACCATCAAAAACAAAAGCTCTTGAAAGGGCTGATAACCGGCCACCTGAAGCGCGTGATTGTACCACATAGCCTGGTGCAGTCTATAAAAGCGAGGATTCAAGAAACGTTATAACCCCTAATGCAAGGCAAGATTATCATCTTCTCGGCGCCATCCGGTGCCGGTAAAACCACTATTGTAAAGCACCTGCTCAGCGTAAACCCCCAGCTGAATTTCTCTATCTCGGCCTGCACCCGCGACAAGCGCGGCCGCACCGAAGAGAATGGCAAAGACTACTACTTTATCACGCCCGAGGATTTTAAGAAGAAAATCGCAAACGATGAGTTTGTAGAGTGGGAGGAGGTATACGAGGGCGCTTTCTACGGTACATTAAAGTCTGAAATCGAACGGATCTGGAAGAGCGGCAAGCACGTTATTCTGGACGTAGACGTAAAAGGAGGATTAAGTATAAAGCATTTTTACAAAGAAAGAGCACTGGCCGTATTCGTTAAGCCACCGTCCATAGACGAGCTGGCCAAGCGCCTGACGGCCCGCAACACCGATTCGGCCTCCAGCATCAGCAGCCGCGTGTTCAAAGCCAAGTTTGAGATGGGCTTTGAGGACCAGTTCGACAAGGTGATCGTGAACGACGACCTGACCCGGGCCTGCACTGAGGCGGAGAAGCTGGTAAATGATTTTCTGAAGTCTGAACCCGCGATCGTATGAAGGTAGGGCTCCTGTTTGGCTCCTTCAACCCCATCCATACCGGGCACCTTATACTTGCCAACTTCATGGCCACCAACACCGACCTGGATACGGTATGGCTGGTTGTGTCTCCGCAGAACCCGTTTAAGCCCAGCAACACGCTGCTGCACGAGTTCGACAGGCTGCACATGGTGTCGCTGGCGATAGCCGATAACCCGAACCTGGGCGTGTCGAACATTGAGTTCAGCATGCCCAAGCCGAGCTACACCATCGACACCCTGACCTATCTGCAGGAGAAGTATCCCAGCTATGAGTTTGTGCTGATTATGGGGGAGGACAACCTGTCGTTGTTTCCGAAGTGGAAGAACGCCGAGAGCATCCTGGCGTTTCACAAGGTTTACGTTTACCCGCGCTCCGGCTCCGTTACCACGGAGCTGCCGGACATGCCGAACGTAACTTTTGTGAAAGCTCCTGTACTGGATATCTCCGCCACGTTCATCCGCAAATGCATACGAGAGGAGAAAAGTATAAAGTACCTGGTGCCGGATGAGGTGGCCGATTACATCCAGGTGCACCGGCTCTACCAGTAGCTTTCCTCGTGTCAGGTAACGCGATACACGTAGCACGCCCAGTTTGTAGTATAACTTGAGTGAAAACAGAAAAGGCCTTCGATCTTGATCGAAGGCCTTTTCTGTAATCGTATTTCTTGCTGCGTGCTACGAGGTACGCATTTAGATCGTCATGATCTCCGCTTCCTTCTTGGCAAGCAGCTCATCTATCTTCACGATGTAAGCGTCAGTCAGCTTCTGTACTTTGCCCTCTGCGTCGCGAACGGCGTCTTCGGCAGTGCCTTCCTTCTGCAGCTTCTTCAGCGAGTCGTTTACATCTTTACGGATGTTGCGGATGCTGATCTTGCCGTTCTCTGTTTCTCCCTTCACCTGCTTTACCAGGTCGCGGCGGCGCTCCTCCGTCAGGGCAGGAATGTTCAGGCGAACCGCGTCAGCCTCTTGCTGTGGGTTCAGGCCAAGGTCGCTGTTCTTGATGGCTTTGTTGATCTCACCAAGCATGTTCTTCTCCCAAGGCTTGATAAGCAGCGTGCGTGCATCCGGTGCAGCAACGTTGGCAACCTGGGAAATTGGAGTCGGGTTGCCGTAGTAGTCTACGCGCAGGTGCTCGATCATGGCAGGGGAGGCCTTACCCGCTCTGATTTTGGTTAGCTCGCTGCTGGTATGCTGCAAGGCCTTCTGCATAGACTCCTCCGCCTCGCTTAGGTAAAACTGAATTTCTTCCGTCATATCTGTTTACTTATTCTTGTTCTGAAAAATTTCTGGGCAAAAATAGCAAATTTTATTTTTTGTCGCCTTTTGGCCCCGACTGCATCTGGTCTACCGTTTCCTTCAGCGTTTCGCCGAGGTCGTCCATGCTCACGAGCGTTCCCACGCGCTCGCCCTGCACCAGGCGCTTCAGGTTGCCCTGCGTGTTCATGTCGAACACGATAATAGGGAGGTCATTCTCTTTGCACAGCGTAAAGGCTGTCATGTCCATTACGTTCAGCCCCTGCTCGAAAACGTCCTTAAACGAGATCTGGGAGTAGAATACGGCGTTCGGGTCTTTCTCCGGGTCAGCAGAGTAAATGCCGTCCACACGGGTGCCTTTCAGTACCACGTCGGCCTCAATCTCGATGGCGCGCAGCGAGGCGGCCGAATCGGTTGTGAAGTACGGGTTACCGGTGCCGGCGCCAAAGATTACCACACGGCCCTTCTCCAGGTGGCGCACGGCGCGGCGGCGGATGTAGGGCTCGCATACTTGCTGAATGTTGATGCCGGAGAGCAGTCGCGTGTACACGCCCAGTTTCTCGAGGGCGCTTTGCAGTGCCATGCTGTTGATAACGGTCGCCAGCATGCCCATGTAGTCTCCCTGCACACGGTCCAGCCCAACCTGCTCCGCCTGCACGCCCCTGAAAATATTACCTCCGCCAATCACTACGGCCACTTCCACACCCAGGGCGGCTACCTCTTTAATCTCTTCGGCATACTGAATCAGTCTGTTAGAGTCGATGCCGTACTGCTGTTCGCCCATCAGTGCCTCGCCACTCAGCTTTAGCAAAATTCGTTTATACTTCACGGTATTTTATCTGTATAGGTTTTGAATTCTTTTAACACAAAGAAGCGGCCACCGTGGCAGCCGCTCTCGCTAACAAATATCTATTGAAAAAGGATCAGCACCTGGCTCTTTTCTACGTTTTGCCTGGTCTGCACCTTTATTTCCTTTACGACGCCATCGCCCGGCGACTTAAGGATGTTCTCCATCTTCATCGCCTCCAGGATCATGATCGGGTCGCCTTTCTTTACTTCCTGGCCCGGCTCTACCTTAATCTCAAGTATAAGCCCCGGCATGGGCGCTTTCACGTCATTCACCTTGTTGGCGTTGGCGTTGCTCATGCCCAGCTTGTCCAGCAGCAGGTCAAAACGGTCTTTAACGCTAACAGTCTGTATGGCACCGTTTATCTTAAAGTTGAAGGTCTTTTCCTGGTAATTAGCCGAAACTACCTCCGCGGTGAAGGAGCGGGAGCCTTTGATGATGTGGTAGGTATTGGGGCCGATAGGCGAGACGTCCCAGCCAAAAGGTGTTCCGTTTAGGGAGATACCATCTTTCTGAATATCAACCTGCCATGTTTTGTCGTTACCGGTTTTTACCTGAAGCATCTTCTTTCGTATGGTTTTGACCTTAAAGTTAGTGGTTTCTCAGAGTATTTTTAGAACTTCACCTCAAAATTAAATCATTCCAAGCATGAATCATAGGTTTCTGAGCATAGTAGGTTTAGCGGCTGCCATGGCCTTTACGAGTGGCTGCAACACCAATAAAGCCGTTGTAGCGACAAAAGCCCCTGCCCCGGCTGCACGCAAAGCCAAAGCAGCCCCCGCCGACGCTGTGCCCGTGTGGGCATCGAAAAAGTATGCCTTTAACCCCTCCCGAACCAAGGAGAGCGACCTGCTGCACACCACCCTGCGCGTGAGCTTTGACTGGGAGAAACAGTACCTGCACGGTTTGGCGGAGATTACGGCAAAGCCATACTTCTACCCGCAGCGCCAGTTGGTGCTGGATGCCAAAGGCATGGATATCCACAGCGTATACCTAATGCAAGGCTACGACGGAACGCCGCTGGAGTTTGACTATGACGGCCAAAAGCTGACGATTGACTTGGGTAAGGCCTACACCCGCGAGGAGCAGTACACCATTGAGGTAGACTACACAGCCAAGCCGAACGAGCTGCCGACCGGTGGCTCCGATGCCATTACAGCGGATAAGGGCCTGTACTTTATCAACCCGCTGGGGAAGGAGCCGAACAAGCCGCAGCAGATCTGGACGCAGGGCGAAACGGAGGCCAGCTCGGCCTGGTTCCCCACCATCGATGCGCCCAACGAGCGCATGACGCAGGAAATCTACGTTACGGTAGACCCCAAGTATAAAACCCTGTCCAACGGCGAGTTTATCTACTCGCGGCAGAACGCCGACGGCACCAAAACAGATTACTGGAAGCAAGAGCTGCCCCACGCCCCGTACCTGGCCATGCTGGCCATCGGCGACTTTGCCGTGGTGCAGGACAAGTGGCGCGACAGGGAGGTGAACTACTATGTGGAGCCGGCCTATAAAAATACAGCCAAGAAAGTATTCGGCAACACGCCCGAAATGATGGAGTTTTTCTCGCAGAAGCTGGGAGTGGCTTACCCGTGGCCAAAGTATGCGCAGGTGGTCGTGCGCGATTTTGTGTCGGGGGCGATGGAGAACACCTCGGCCTCCACCTTTATGGAGGATCTGCAGCTAAACGAGCGCGAGCTGCTCGATAAGAGCTGGGACGGTATTATCGCGCATGAGCTGTTCCACCAGTGGTTCGGAGACTACGTAACGACGGAGTCCTGGGCCAACCTGCCCCTGAACGAGGCTTTCGCCAACTACTCCGAGTACCTGTGGGCCGAGCACAAGTACGGCGCAGACGAGGCCGCCTACCTGCAGATGGATGAGCTAAGCCAGTACCTGGATGAGGCGCAGGAAAAGCGGGAGCCGCTCATCCGCTACTACTACAAAGACCGCGAAGACATGTTCGACAGCCACTCCTACGCCAAAGGCGGCCGCGTGCTGCACATGCTGCGCCAGTTGGTTGGCGACGAAGCCTGGTGGGCCTCGCTCAACTTATACCTAACGCGAAACAAGTTCTCCGATGTAGAGGTGGCGGAGCTGCGCATGGCCTTCGAGGATGTGACAGGCCGTGACTTGATGTGGTTCTTTGACCAGTGGTTTATGCAGCCGGGGCACCCGGAGCTGAAAGTGGAGCAAACCTACGCCAACGGGCAGGTAAAGCTGTACGTCCGGCAGATGCAGGACACAACCTATGCGCCGCTGTACCGCCTGCCGCTAAACGTCGCCGTGTGGGCGGGGGGCAAAAAGCAGGTGCACCCGGTGGTGGTAGACAAGGCCGAGCAGCTCTTTACCTTTGATGTGGCGGAGCAGCCGCAGCTGGTGTTGCTGGACCCGGAGCAGCAGCTACTGGGGGTGGTGGAGCAGGAGAAAACAGAGCAGGAGCTGCTCTTCCAATTCCACAACGCCGAACAGCTGGCCCTGAAGCTCGAGGCGCTGGAGGAACTACAGGAGCAGGCGGCCCGCCCGCAGGTGCTCAGCATGTACCAGCAGGCCCTGCGGGATGAATACTGGATGGTCCGAAGCAAAGCCATAAACATGCTCAGCCAGCTAAAGGAGGGGCAGGCAGCGCCGGTAGAGCCGAAGGTAAAGGAAATGGCCACACAGGACGAAAAAGGAGCCGTGCGGGCCGACGCCATACTTGCCCTGGCAGGCTGGAACGGCAACAAGTATAAACCGGTGTTTGAAAAAGCCATGCGCGACAGTTCCTACCAGGCCAGCGCCGCCGCCATACTTGCCTACGCGGGCACCGGTGCGGCGGACGCGCCGAAGAAGCTTGCCCGGTTTGAGGGTGAGACCAACGAGGAAATAGTGCTGGCCCTGGCCACCCTTTATGCCGTGGAGGCCGGCCCTGAAAAGTACGGCTGGTTTATGAAACAGATGAAGGCAGCAAGCGGCGGCGAACTTTATTACCTCCTGCAAAGCTTTGGCGCCTACCTGGCCGGAAACAGCGAGACGAACACCCCCGAAGTGATTTCCCTGCTGGCCGACCTGGCGCAGCACCACCGGTTGTACTACGTGCGCGCGGCTGCCTATCAGGCACTTATGGTGATGTCGGAGAAGCCGGAGGTGCAGGCTTTGCTGTAGCAGATCAAGGCCAATGAGAAGGACGCGCGCCTGCTGGAAATGTACGGTGCGTAAGCCTGCGCGAAATTTTTTAACATTTTTTTACCGGAATGTTTGACTTCGATAAAAAAGCGCTTAATTTTGCATCCACTTAGAACGAAGAACACGGCAGAAGCGGTGAGGTTTTAAGGGAAAAGTTCTGCTGTTTTGATGTAGGATTAAGTTTCGGGGAGATTCCAGAGCGGCCAAATGGGACGGACTGTAACTCCGTTGTCTTACGACTTCGCAGGTTCGAATCCTGCTCTCCCCACAACTGAATGAGTGAATAAGCGAATGAGTGAATTGTGTATTCAGGCATTCAATTATTCACTCATTCAAAATTAAAGTAAGCGGGAGTAGCTCAGTTGGTAGAGCGATAGCCTTCCAAGCTATAGGCCGCGAGTTCGACCCTCGTCTCCCGCTCATTTAAGTCAGAAAACATATTTACTAAAAGGACTGGAGAAGGAAATTCATGCAGATGAGCTTCCTTTTTAGTGTAAATAGGGTTGTAGTTTTCTGGTGGATTCAAAAGCCGACGTAGCTCAGGGGTAGAGTACTTCCTTGGTAAGGAAGGGGTCGTGGGTTCAATTCCCATCGTTGGCTCACAGTCCGTTACGTGTATATTTAAAAGCGCGACATAAACTTAAACGTTTTAACCTTAATTTAATATCATACAATGGCTAAAGAAACATTTGACCGTTCCAAACCGCACGTAAATATCGGTACTATTGGTCACGTTGACCACGGTAAGACTACTCTTACAGCTGCTATCACTACTGTGTTGGCTAAGAAAGGTCTGGCTTCGCTTCGTGACTTCTCTTCAATTGACAACGCTCCTGAAGAAAAAGAAAGAGGTATTACTATCAATACTTCTCACGTAGAATACGCTACAGAAAACCGTCACTATGCTCACGTTGACTGCCCAGGTCACGCTGACTACGTGAAGAACATGGTTACTGGTGCTGCCCAGATGGACGGTGCTATCCTAGTGGTTGCTGCTACTGATGGTCCTATGCCACAGACGCGTGAGCACATCCTTCTTGCCCGTCAGGTAGGTGTACCTCAGCTGGTAGTATTCATGAACAAAGTGGACATGGTGGACGACCCAGAGCTTCTTGAGCTGGTTGAGATGGAAATCCGTGAACTGCTTTCTTTCTACGAGTTCGATGGCGATAACATTCCAGTGATTCAGGGTTCAGCTCTTGGTGGCCTTAACGGCGACGACAAGTGGGTGAAAACTATCGAAGAGCTGATGGATGCTGTTGATAGCTGGATTCCACTTCCAGAGCGTCTGGTTGACCTTCCATTCTTGATGCCAGTTGAGGACGTGTTCTCAATCACTGGTCGTGGTACAGTAGCTACTGGCCGTATCGAGCGTGGTGTAATCAACTCAGGTGAGCCGGTTGAAATCCTTGGTATGGGTGCTGAGAACCTGAAGTCTACAGTTACTGGTGTGGAGATGTTCCGCAAGATCCTTGACAGAGGTGAAGCTGGTGACAACGTAGGTCTGCTGCTTCGTGGTATTGAGAAAACTGATATCCGTCGTGGTATGGTTATCTGTAAGCCAGGTTCAGTTAAGCCTCACACTAAATTCAAAGCCGAAGTTTACGTTCTTTCTAAAGAAGAAGGTGGCCGTCACACGCCATTCTTCAACAAGTACCGTCCACAGTTCTACTTCAGAACGACAGACGTTACTGGCGAGATCATGCTTCCAGAAGGCGTAGAAATGGTTATGCCAGGTGATAACATCACTATCGAGGTGAACCTGATCAACGCTGTAGCGATGGAGAAAGGTCTGCGTTTCGCTATCCGTGAGGGTGGTAGAACTGTAGGTGCCGGTCAGGTAACTGAAATCCTTGACTAATAATATGTTTCAAACCCGTTCTTGGAAAAGTTTTTTAAGAACGGGTTTGTTTTCATAAAACTTATGGATAAATTTGCACTCCATTTAAAAAAGTGGCGTGCATTTTTTTACGGGTGTAGCTCAATTGGTAGAGTAGTGGTCTCCAAAACCATTGGCTGGGAGTTCGAGTCTCTCCACCCGTGCAATTTTTCACTATCTGGTAAGCGAAGCGATGAGCAACATAAGGACCTATATTAACGATACTGTGGAGGAGATGAAAGATAGAGTCTCCTGGCCAACATACTCTGAGCTGCAGAACAGCTCGGTGCTGGTGTTGATCGGTTCTTTGATTTTTGCTCTTGTGGTTGGCGCAATGGACTTTGGGTTCGATACTGTGCTGACTTGGTTTTACAACCAGTTTTAATAAAGTCTATGGCTGATTTAAAGTGGTATGTAGTTCGTGCGGTTAGTGGCCAGGAGAAAAAAGCGAAAGCTTACCTGGAGAATGAGATAATGAGGCACAACCTCGATGAGTATGTTCCGCAGGTGTTGATACCGGCAGAGAAAGTATACGAAATGCGAGGCGGCAAGAAACGAATCAGAGAGCGTAGTTTTTTCCCAGGCTACGTGCTGGTGCACGCCGACCTCTCTCACGGTGAAGCAGAACACATTATTATCAGTACGCCGGGTGTCATCGGCTTCTTAGGTACTGAGGAGAAGGGTGCGGCAAGTAAAAAGCCGGTGCCGCTGCGCCAGTCGGAGGTAAACAGAATACTGGGTACTGTAGACGAGGCAGAAGAGCAGACAGAAGTACTTGACACGCCATTTGTAGTTGGGGAGATTGTAAAAGTAATGGATGGTCCATTCAGCGGTTTCTCCGGTACGGTGGAAGAGGTGTTCGAGGAGCGTAAGAAGCTGAACGTAATGGTGAAGATCTTCGGAAGAAACACACCGGTTGAGCTGAACTACATGCAAGTAGAAAAAGAATCGTAGTAAATACATATAATGGCAAAGGAAATAAAAGGTTATCTGAAGCTTCAGATAAAGGGAGGTGCCGCGAACCCATCGCCACCGGTTGGACCTGCACTTGGTTCTAAAGGTCTTAACATCATGGAGTTCTGTAAGCAGTTCAATGCTAGAACACAGGATAAGGCAGGCCAGGTGTTACCAGTTTTGATTACTATTTACGCAGACAAGTCGTTTGACTTCGTTGTTAAAACTCCACCTGCTCCAGTGTTGCTGATGGACGCCGCTAAAATCAAAGGCGGTTCCAAAGAGCCTAACCGTAACAAAGTTGGCTCGGTATCATGGGATCAGATCAAAGAGATTGCTGAAACGAAGATGCCTGACCTGAATGCTTTCAAACTGGAGTCAGCCATGAAAATGGTAGCAGGAACAGCAAGAAGCATGGGAATCACCGTATCTGGCACAGCTCCGTGGAACGAATAACAAGTTGAAGGAAAATGGCGAAGATTTCAAAAAATAGAAAAGCGGCTTTAGCGAAAGCCGATCTAACGAAAGAGTATTCTTTAACAGATGCCGCTTCAGTTGTAAAGGACATTACCTTCACAAAGTTTGATGCCTCTGTTGATATTGATGTACGTTTAGGCGTAGATCCACGAAAAGCAGATCAGATGGTTCGTGGTATCGTTACATTGCCTCATGGTACTGGTAAAGAAGTAAAAGTACTTGCCCTAGTTACTCCGGACAAAGAGGAGGAAGCTAGAGAAGCTGGCGCTGACTTCGTTGGTCTTGATGATTATATCCAGAAAATCGAAAAAGGATGGACGGATGTTGACGTAATCATCACGATGCCTGCAGTTATGGCTAAAGTAGGTCGTTTGGGTAGAATCTTAGGTCCTCGTAACCTGATGCCAAACCCTAAGTCGGGTACCGTTACTCAAGATGTAGCGAAAGCTGTTAAAGAGGTGAAAG includes:
- the nusG gene encoding transcription termination/antitermination protein NusG — encoded protein: MADLKWYVVRAVSGQEKKAKAYLENEIMRHNLDEYVPQVLIPAEKVYEMRGGKKRIRERSFFPGYVLVHADLSHGEAEHIIISTPGVIGFLGTEEKGAASKKPVPLRQSEVNRILGTVDEAEEQTEVLDTPFVVGEIVKVMDGPFSGFSGTVEEVFEERKKLNVMVKIFGRNTPVELNYMQVEKES
- a CDS encoding acetyl-CoA carboxylase biotin carboxyl carrier protein subunit, translating into MLQVKTGNDKTWQVDIQKDGISLNGTPFGWDVSPIGPNTYHIIKGSRSFTAEVVSANYQEKTFNFKINGAIQTVSVKDRFDLLLDKLGMSNANANKVNDVKAPMPGLILEIKVEPGQEVKKGDPIMILEAMKMENILKSPGDGVVKEIKVQTRQNVEKSQVLILFQ
- the secE gene encoding preprotein translocase subunit SecE, encoding MSNIRTYINDTVEEMKDRVSWPTYSELQNSSVLVLIGSLIFALVVGAMDFGFDTVLTWFYNQF
- the tuf gene encoding elongation factor Tu, with the translated sequence MAKETFDRSKPHVNIGTIGHVDHGKTTLTAAITTVLAKKGLASLRDFSSIDNAPEEKERGITINTSHVEYATENRHYAHVDCPGHADYVKNMVTGAAQMDGAILVVAATDGPMPQTREHILLARQVGVPQLVVFMNKVDMVDDPELLELVEMEIRELLSFYEFDGDNIPVIQGSALGGLNGDDKWVKTIEELMDAVDSWIPLPERLVDLPFLMPVEDVFSITGRGTVATGRIERGVINSGEPVEILGMGAENLKSTVTGVEMFRKILDRGEAGDNVGLLLRGIEKTDIRRGMVICKPGSVKPHTKFKAEVYVLSKEEGGRHTPFFNKYRPQFYFRTTDVTGEIMLPEGVEMVMPGDNITIEVNLINAVAMEKGLRFAIREGGRTVGAGQVTEILD
- the pyrH gene encoding UMP kinase — protein: MKYKRILLKLSGEALMGEQQYGIDSNRLIQYAEEIKEVAALGVEVAVVIGGGNIFRGVQAEQVGLDRVQGDYMGMLATVINSMALQSALEKLGVYTRLLSGINIQQVCEPYIRRRAVRHLEKGRVVIFGAGTGNPYFTTDSAASLRAIEIEADVVLKGTRVDGIYSADPEKDPNAVFYSQISFKDVFEQGLNVMDMTAFTLCKENDLPIIVFDMNTQGNLKRLVQGERVGTLVSMDDLGETLKETVDQMQSGPKGDKK
- a CDS encoding M1 family aminopeptidase, with the translated sequence MNHRFLSIVGLAAAMAFTSGCNTNKAVVATKAPAPAARKAKAAPADAVPVWASKKYAFNPSRTKESDLLHTTLRVSFDWEKQYLHGLAEITAKPYFYPQRQLVLDAKGMDIHSVYLMQGYDGTPLEFDYDGQKLTIDLGKAYTREEQYTIEVDYTAKPNELPTGGSDAITADKGLYFINPLGKEPNKPQQIWTQGETEASSAWFPTIDAPNERMTQEIYVTVDPKYKTLSNGEFIYSRQNADGTKTDYWKQELPHAPYLAMLAIGDFAVVQDKWRDREVNYYVEPAYKNTAKKVFGNTPEMMEFFSQKLGVAYPWPKYAQVVVRDFVSGAMENTSASTFMEDLQLNERELLDKSWDGIIAHELFHQWFGDYVTTESWANLPLNEAFANYSEYLWAEHKYGADEAAYLQMDELSQYLDEAQEKREPLIRYYYKDREDMFDSHSYAKGGRVLHMLRQLVGDEAWWASLNLYLTRNKFSDVEVAELRMAFEDVTGRDLMWFFDQWFMQPGHPELKVEQTYANGQVKLYVRQMQDTTYAPLYRLPLNVAVWAGGKKQVHPVVVDKAEQLFTFDVAEQPQLVLLDPEQQLLGVVEQEKTEQELLFQFHNAEQLALKLEALEELQEQAARPQVLSMYQQALRDEYWMVRSKAINMLSQLKEGQAAPVEPKVKEMATQDEKGAVRADAILALAGWNGNKYKPVFEKAMRDSSYQASAAAILAYAGTGAADAPKKLARFEGETNEEIVLALATLYAVEAGPEKYGWFMKQMKAASGGELYYLLQSFGAYLAGNSETNTPEVISLLADLAQHHRLYYVRAAAYQALMVMSEKPEVQALL